From the Malus domestica chromosome 17, GDT2T_hap1 genome, one window contains:
- the LOC103449008 gene encoding probable receptor-like protein kinase At1g80640 isoform X2: MELALLLIPMWVLATPLLVTIIEAGRVLEPASSTISGHSMLLQEQPITQFSVKMEAQSPGLPEVRVVHHSELNKRILIALIVASTLLGGSLLFLSCFWIYRQKTRKHSIRKKETTTEAAKGVPLNPIMVEFNSLRVGSRKGSVAIFNYPLLEAATNNFSKSNVLIERGSGSLYRASFDEKFIAAVKKVNSARQASEREFKNEVNWLSKIQHQNIIRLLGYCVHGEARFLVYDMVQNGSLDTQLCGPSHGSSLTWHLRLKIAVDVARGLEYLHEHCNPPVVHRDLKSSNILLDSNFNAKLSDFGLAVTSGVKDEDNIKLSGALGYVAPEYISDGQLTDKSDVYAFGVVLLELLIGRKSVESNTGAERQSIVTWAMPQLTDRSRLPYIVDHVIKDTMDLKHLYQVAAVAVLCVQPEPTYRPLITDVLHSLIPLVPIHLGGSLRITGNVPSA; the protein is encoded by the exons ATGGAACTTGCTCTTCTCTTAATACCCATGTGGGTTTTAGCTACCCCTTTGTTGGTAACCATAATTGAGGCAGGAAGAGTCTTAGAGCCAGCAAGTTCCACCATTTCTGGCCACAGTATGCTTCTTCAGGAACAACCCATTACTCAGTTTTCTGTGAAAATGGAAGCTCAATCTCCAG GATTGCCTGAGGTTAGAGTAGTTCACCATTCTGAGTTGAATAAGAGAATTCTTATAGCACTCATTGTTGCTTCCACACTCCTTGGGGGAAGCTTGCTGTTCCTGTCATGTTTTTGGATCTATAGACAGAAAACCCGGAAACACTCTATTAGGAAAAAGGAAACGACAACGG AGGCTGCAAAAGGGGTTCCATTAAATCCAATCATGGTTGAATTTAATTCCTTGAGGGTCGGTAGTAGGAAGGGTTCGGTTGCGATATTCAATTATCCATTGCTGGAAGCTGCAACAAACAATTTCAGTAAAAGTAATGTCTTGATTGAGAGGGGTTCTGGAAGTCTCTACAGAGCTAGTTTTGATGAGAAATTTATTGCGGCTGTTAAGAAAGTAAATAGCGCAAGGCAGGCTTCTGAAAGAGAATTTAAG AATGAGGTGAACTGGTTGAGCAAAATCCAGCATCAAAACATCATCAGACTTTTGGGTTACTGCGTTCATGGCGAAGCAAGGTTCCTTGTTTATGACATGGTGCAGAATGGGTCCTTAGATACTCAATTGTGCG GACCTAGTCATGGGTCCTCTTTGACGTGGCATCTACGGTTGAAAATTGCTGTTGATGTAGCCAG GGGATTGGAATATCTTCATGAGCACTGTAATCCCCCTGTGGTGCACAGAGACCTTAAATCATCTAACATTCTTCTGGATTCAAATTTTAATGCTAAG CTTTCAGATTTTGGTCTTGCTGTAACTTCTGGGGTGAAGGATGAGGACAACATAAAGCTGTCTGGGGCTCTAGGTTATGTAGCACCAGAGTACATTTCGGATG gTCAATTAACTGATAAGAGTGATGTCTATGCTTTCGGCGTTGTCCTTTTGGAGCTCTTGATAGGAAGAAAGTCGGTGGAAAGTAACACTGGAGCTGAACGTCAATCTATAGTCACATGG GCCATGCCCCAGCTCACTGACAGATCAAGGCTTCCATACATTGTGGATCATGTGATCAAAGATACCATGGATTTAAAACACCTGTACCAG GTTGCCGCTGTAGCGGTACTATGTGTACAACCTGAACCAACTTACAGACCATTGATAACGGATGTGCTGCACTCGCTAATCCCTCTTGTGCCTATTCATCTCGGAGGGTCGCTTAGAATTACAGGGAATGTACCTTCGGCGTGA
- the LOC103449008 gene encoding probable receptor-like protein kinase At1g80640 isoform X1, whose protein sequence is MELALLLIPMWVLATPLLVTIIEAGRVLEPASSTISGHSMLLQEQPITQFSVKMEAQSPAGLPEVRVVHHSELNKRILIALIVASTLLGGSLLFLSCFWIYRQKTRKHSIRKKETTTEAAKGVPLNPIMVEFNSLRVGSRKGSVAIFNYPLLEAATNNFSKSNVLIERGSGSLYRASFDEKFIAAVKKVNSARQASEREFKNEVNWLSKIQHQNIIRLLGYCVHGEARFLVYDMVQNGSLDTQLCGPSHGSSLTWHLRLKIAVDVARGLEYLHEHCNPPVVHRDLKSSNILLDSNFNAKLSDFGLAVTSGVKDEDNIKLSGALGYVAPEYISDGQLTDKSDVYAFGVVLLELLIGRKSVESNTGAERQSIVTWAMPQLTDRSRLPYIVDHVIKDTMDLKHLYQVAAVAVLCVQPEPTYRPLITDVLHSLIPLVPIHLGGSLRITGNVPSA, encoded by the exons ATGGAACTTGCTCTTCTCTTAATACCCATGTGGGTTTTAGCTACCCCTTTGTTGGTAACCATAATTGAGGCAGGAAGAGTCTTAGAGCCAGCAAGTTCCACCATTTCTGGCCACAGTATGCTTCTTCAGGAACAACCCATTACTCAGTTTTCTGTGAAAATGGAAGCTCAATCTCCAG CAGGATTGCCTGAGGTTAGAGTAGTTCACCATTCTGAGTTGAATAAGAGAATTCTTATAGCACTCATTGTTGCTTCCACACTCCTTGGGGGAAGCTTGCTGTTCCTGTCATGTTTTTGGATCTATAGACAGAAAACCCGGAAACACTCTATTAGGAAAAAGGAAACGACAACGG AGGCTGCAAAAGGGGTTCCATTAAATCCAATCATGGTTGAATTTAATTCCTTGAGGGTCGGTAGTAGGAAGGGTTCGGTTGCGATATTCAATTATCCATTGCTGGAAGCTGCAACAAACAATTTCAGTAAAAGTAATGTCTTGATTGAGAGGGGTTCTGGAAGTCTCTACAGAGCTAGTTTTGATGAGAAATTTATTGCGGCTGTTAAGAAAGTAAATAGCGCAAGGCAGGCTTCTGAAAGAGAATTTAAG AATGAGGTGAACTGGTTGAGCAAAATCCAGCATCAAAACATCATCAGACTTTTGGGTTACTGCGTTCATGGCGAAGCAAGGTTCCTTGTTTATGACATGGTGCAGAATGGGTCCTTAGATACTCAATTGTGCG GACCTAGTCATGGGTCCTCTTTGACGTGGCATCTACGGTTGAAAATTGCTGTTGATGTAGCCAG GGGATTGGAATATCTTCATGAGCACTGTAATCCCCCTGTGGTGCACAGAGACCTTAAATCATCTAACATTCTTCTGGATTCAAATTTTAATGCTAAG CTTTCAGATTTTGGTCTTGCTGTAACTTCTGGGGTGAAGGATGAGGACAACATAAAGCTGTCTGGGGCTCTAGGTTATGTAGCACCAGAGTACATTTCGGATG gTCAATTAACTGATAAGAGTGATGTCTATGCTTTCGGCGTTGTCCTTTTGGAGCTCTTGATAGGAAGAAAGTCGGTGGAAAGTAACACTGGAGCTGAACGTCAATCTATAGTCACATGG GCCATGCCCCAGCTCACTGACAGATCAAGGCTTCCATACATTGTGGATCATGTGATCAAAGATACCATGGATTTAAAACACCTGTACCAG GTTGCCGCTGTAGCGGTACTATGTGTACAACCTGAACCAACTTACAGACCATTGATAACGGATGTGCTGCACTCGCTAATCCCTCTTGTGCCTATTCATCTCGGAGGGTCGCTTAGAATTACAGGGAATGTACCTTCGGCGTGA
- the LOC103449009 gene encoding ribonuclease 3-like protein 1: MSRYRVKASAVTGLKGASASSFGGVEDGGTAKKSDPSNTSHSHDENLKGKNISFGSTQERSEVSSTREIGASDSTNEGTGKKLSAKSQLFEICVARKWKNPTFECSKEEGPPHMRMFAFKVIVEIDDESKTLLECFSSPHSKKKAAAEHAAEGALWYLKNVGYHLKDR, from the exons AT GTCAAGGTATCGAGTAAAAGCCAGTGCCGTGACTGGACTCAAAGGTGCGAGTGCAAGCTCCTTTGGAGGAGTTGAAGATGGCGGGACGGCTAAGAAATCAGATCCTAGCAACACTTCTCACTCACATGATGAGAATTTGAAGGGTAAAAATATTTCTTTTGGTTCTACACAAGAACGCAGTGAAGTTTCCTCTACCAGAGAGATTGGGGCCAGTGATTCAACAAATGAAG GCACTGGTAAGAAGCTGTCAGCAAAATCCCAGTTGTTCGAGATATGCGTTGCAAGAAAATGGAAGAACCCTACGTTCGAGTGCTCGAAAGAGGAAGGACCGCCCCACATGAGAAT GTTCGCCTTCAAGGTTATTGTTGAGATAGACGACGAATCAAAAACCCTTTTGGAATGCTTTAGCTCTCCACATTCAAAAAAGAAGGCAGCAGCAGAGCACGCAGCTGAAGGAGCGTTATGGTACTTGAAGAACGTTGGTTATCACTTGAAGGATCGGTGA